Proteins co-encoded in one Waddliaceae bacterium genomic window:
- a CDS encoding sulfite reductase, which translates to MTKQQHTRTSPFIALLKERYSLTKEGSKKNASHLVIDISGSEMEYSPGDSAAVIASNDPAIIDKTLAALHASGEENITAKKSGETLTIGEYLTKHVTITRLTRSFVTLAAENTTDDTAKKKLSTLLLPDNKEAFQNLIDTYHFWDFLEEHPITLSLQDFCNTLLPLSPRLYSIASSKDAVGEEIHLAVALVKYNTNDHHRYGVCSHYLCELAQLNDRISLYIQKAHNFTVPENPNTDIIMVGPGTGVAPFRAFIQERIHTNAPGKNWLFYGDWTEENDFCYGEYWKELEASKKLRLDTAFSRDQDYKIYVQHKILENGADIWKWLQGGAHFYVCGDAKYMAKDVSAALHNIAMEHGNLSDEEASQYFIDMKKSGRYQQDIY; encoded by the coding sequence ATGACGAAACAACAACACACAAGAACATCACCATTCATTGCGCTTCTCAAAGAGCGTTATAGCCTTACCAAAGAAGGTTCGAAGAAAAACGCTAGCCACCTTGTCATAGACATCAGCGGCTCCGAGATGGAATACTCCCCCGGCGATAGCGCCGCCGTCATCGCCAGCAACGACCCTGCCATCATAGACAAAACCCTCGCGGCTTTACACGCTTCCGGCGAAGAAAACATCACCGCCAAGAAGTCCGGCGAAACCCTTACCATCGGCGAATACCTTACAAAACACGTCACGATAACACGCCTTACACGCTCTTTCGTCACTCTCGCCGCAGAAAACACCACAGACGACACCGCCAAAAAAAAGCTCTCAACCCTACTTCTTCCCGACAACAAAGAAGCCTTCCAAAATCTTATCGACACCTACCATTTCTGGGATTTCCTCGAAGAACACCCTATAACCCTCTCCCTCCAAGATTTCTGCAACACGCTACTGCCTCTATCACCACGCCTATATTCTATAGCCTCATCGAAAGACGCCGTCGGCGAAGAGATACACCTCGCCGTCGCCCTCGTAAAATACAACACCAACGACCACCATCGCTATGGCGTATGCTCGCACTACCTCTGTGAACTAGCGCAGCTCAATGACAGAATTTCTCTCTATATTCAGAAAGCCCATAACTTCACCGTCCCAGAAAACCCCAATACCGACATAATAATGGTAGGCCCCGGCACAGGAGTAGCTCCTTTCCGCGCTTTCATACAAGAACGCATCCACACCAACGCCCCCGGAAAAAACTGGCTCTTCTACGGCGATTGGACAGAAGAAAACGATTTCTGCTACGGAGAATATTGGAAAGAACTCGAAGCCTCAAAAAAACTACGCCTCGACACCGCATTCTCCCGAGACCAAGACTACAAGATATACGTACAACATAAGATCCTAGAAAATGGCGCAGACATCTGGAAATGGCTTCAAGGCGGCGCGCACTTCTACGTATGTGGCGACGCAAAGTATATGGCCAAAGATGTCAGCGCCGCCCTCCACAACATCGCCATGGAACATGGCAACCTCTCCGACGAAGAAGCCAGCCAATACTTCATCGACATGAAAAAATCAGGTCGCTACCAACAAGACATTTATTAA
- a CDS encoding ankyrin repeat domain-containing protein: MDDAIGNIISSLEARSLQQGAASKADLAPIDATIATLKAQALSDSVEEISCDNLLERVFNIKLDDEDCEGIKALRKVEDMLHCRKFLALAEKRKAEEEEIEFLIYDDEIKTELKHISDVVLRIKMACEFFAKERDAGTIDEESLKDILDVIPMDYKEVNSVDEEGNTPLYVFVSEGNKNVVENLLTYGAKVDIPNKDDEMPLTVAIRNKRVDIIKLLLFEGTELAVSEDELKILKNILPFDLFENFFGRELISQNLLIPVLLHYIRLRRDVAPEKEIEVKGVCYGLTLLYGYYQFLDEEDAFWKRISGAISTDPESSRPLAGMRHDMLTKREKELERLCNDVFYLQLPLTEERQTRPIETLSFLSDRQEIRSLSSQLYFAATFPKNAKTKEYEGLVKTLDTILSVDVEKPKFLEISTGEHAVGIFCREGKCFFYDPNSCYRQRPINISESNRESGVRALVKRLAAETFPEQDRITLGMEVIAQEDMPIIKAEAAKLYHEADIELNDSSDHTSPISIAKQNNRLDVVRKLVVAGAKIQDEDRQYVFDTAMKNGDIELFDALLSLQDNREDVFSDPFLSKPLTWAVETGHLGMVEHLIQKGFDVNEKFMGETPLDTAVRKGDEIMVKALLDAGAKADPPETEATTPLFFAVANGHMKIVSDLLAKGADVNRTVFGRTILALALSKGHTEIADLLRAAGAKSVTSDQ, encoded by the coding sequence ATGGATGATGCAATCGGTAATATTATATCTTCACTGGAAGCTAGGAGTCTACAACAAGGGGCAGCGTCAAAAGCAGACCTTGCACCTATTGACGCTACTATAGCAACGCTGAAAGCTCAAGCTCTTTCTGACAGCGTCGAAGAAATATCATGTGACAATCTTCTAGAAAGAGTATTTAACATAAAACTCGATGATGAAGACTGTGAAGGAATAAAAGCCTTAAGAAAAGTCGAAGATATGCTCCATTGCCGAAAATTTCTTGCTCTGGCAGAAAAACGAAAAGCTGAAGAGGAAGAGATAGAGTTTCTTATATATGATGATGAAATAAAAACTGAGCTGAAACATATCAGCGATGTTGTTTTGCGCATAAAGATGGCGTGTGAGTTCTTTGCAAAAGAAAGAGATGCTGGAACTATTGATGAAGAATCGTTGAAGGACATTCTTGACGTTATACCTATGGATTACAAGGAAGTTAATAGTGTTGATGAAGAAGGAAATACACCGTTGTATGTTTTTGTTAGCGAAGGCAATAAAAATGTCGTAGAAAATTTGCTTACGTATGGTGCAAAAGTTGACATTCCTAACAAAGATGACGAGATGCCGCTTACTGTCGCGATAAGAAATAAACGAGTCGATATAATCAAATTGTTGCTTTTTGAAGGAACTGAGCTAGCAGTATCAGAAGATGAATTAAAGATATTGAAAAATATTTTACCTTTCGACCTTTTTGAAAATTTTTTCGGTCGTGAGCTTATCTCTCAAAATCTTTTAATCCCTGTTCTGCTTCATTATATTCGTTTGCGCAGAGATGTAGCGCCGGAAAAGGAAATTGAAGTAAAAGGAGTATGTTACGGCCTTACTTTGTTGTACGGCTATTATCAGTTTTTAGACGAAGAAGATGCTTTTTGGAAACGTATTTCGGGGGCGATTTCAACAGATCCTGAAAGCTCACGACCTTTGGCAGGAATGCGCCATGATATGTTAACTAAAAGGGAAAAAGAATTGGAGCGTTTATGTAATGATGTGTTTTATCTTCAACTTCCGTTAACAGAAGAAAGGCAGACACGTCCGATAGAAACGCTATCTTTTCTTTCGGATAGGCAAGAAATCCGTTCCCTTTCGTCGCAGCTGTATTTTGCGGCGACATTTCCTAAAAATGCCAAGACGAAAGAATACGAGGGCCTTGTAAAGACATTGGATACAATTTTATCTGTCGATGTTGAAAAACCGAAATTTTTGGAGATTTCTACAGGCGAACATGCTGTAGGCATTTTTTGCAGAGAGGGAAAATGCTTTTTCTATGATCCTAATAGTTGCTATCGTCAGCGGCCCATTAATATATCAGAATCCAATAGGGAGAGCGGTGTTAGAGCCCTTGTTAAACGGCTTGCTGCAGAGACCTTTCCAGAGCAGGATCGCATAACGTTGGGAATGGAAGTCATCGCTCAAGAAGATATGCCTATAATAAAAGCCGAGGCCGCAAAATTGTATCATGAAGCTGATATTGAACTTAATGATAGCTCTGATCACACCTCTCCAATTAGTATTGCTAAACAAAACAATAGGCTAGACGTTGTAAGGAAGTTGGTGGTCGCAGGGGCTAAGATACAAGATGAAGATAGACAATATGTTTTTGATACTGCTATGAAAAATGGTGACATAGAACTTTTTGATGCTTTGCTTAGTTTACAAGACAACAGAGAAGATGTTTTCAGCGACCCTTTTCTTTCGAAGCCTCTTACTTGGGCAGTGGAAACAGGGCATCTAGGCATGGTTGAGCATTTAATACAAAAAGGTTTTGATGTTAACGAAAAATTTATGGGCGAAACACCTCTTGACACTGCTGTGAGGAAAGGCGACGAGATAATGGTGAAAGCTTTGTTGGACGCCGGGGCGAAAGCAGACCCTCCTGAAACGGAGGCTACTACTCCTCTCTTTTTTGCTGTTGCAAATGGTCATATGAAAATAGTATCGGATTTATTAGCAAAAGGTGCCGATGTTAATAGAACTGTTTTTGGCAGGACGATTCTTGCATTGGCTTTGTCAAAAGGTCACACAGAAATCGCCGATCTCTTACGCGCAGCAGGAGCGAAATCAGTGACCAGTGATCAGTGA